The Polyangium aurulentum genomic interval CGAAGGGGGGCGCGAGCCCGAAGGCGCATTCCCGCCCTTCGAGCCCTTGCCTGCGTCCGCCCCCGCATCCGCGCCCGCGTCCGCGCCCGCGTCCACGCCCGCATCCGTTCCCGCATCCGTTCCCGCATCCGTTCCCGCGTCCGCGGCGAGCGCCGTGGGCATGGTGCCGCCTGCGACCTCCGCCGAGCTCGTTGCCGTCGGGACCTCGGGCGGCGCCGCCGCGCTCGCCGGGGGCGGGGCTACGGCGGTGACCTCGGGCGCTGCGGGAGGCTGCGCGCTCATTTTCAAAACCGCCCACGCGCCCAGGCCGCCAACCACGAGCGCCACGGCCGCTCCGATCCACACGAGCGGGAGCGGCTTGCGCGTTCGCTCCTCCGGCTCCCCCTCCGCCTCGGCCTTCTTGTCGCTGCTCTTGTCGCTGGTCTTGTCGCTGCTCTTGTCGCTGGTCTTGTCGCTGGACTTGTCGCTGGTCTTCTTTGTGCTCGGGGCCGGTTTGTCCGCGGGCTTCGGGGGCTCCGCGACCGGCAAAAGCTCGAGCGCGGGCTGGAAGCGCTTGAAGAGGTTCTCCATCTGCGAGCGCGTCGACGGACGCGCCCAGGGCGACAGCGCCTGCACGAATTCGGGCACGGACTGGTAGCGTTTGTCCGGCTCGCGCGAGAGGCACTTCACCATCACCGCGTCGAGCTCCTCGGGCAGCTCGGGCCGCAGCTCGCGCAGCGGCCGCGGCGGCTGCGTGAAGATCTTGGCGCACAGCTCGGGGAAGCTGTCGGCGAAATACGGCAGCTCCCGCGCGAGCAGCTCGAACAGGCAAACGCCGAGCGCGTAGACGTCCGTGCGCCGATCGACCTTCTTCGCCGACTGCATCTGCTCGGGCGACATGTAGAGCGCCGAGCCGAGGATCGTCGTCGTCTGCGTGAGCGTCATCTCGCCCGGCGACTCGTCGGCGACCTTGGAGACGCCGAAGTCGAGCACCTTGATGACGGGCAAGTCTCCGCGCCGCGTGAAGAACAGGTTCGCGGGCTTGAGATCACGGTGCACGATGCCGAGCGTGTGCGCCTCGGCGATCGCGTCGCTCGCCTGCGTGACGTAGTCGATCGCGTCCTCGAGCGCGAGCGCGCCGTGCGAGCGCAGGTGATAGTCGAGGTCCTGCCCCGCGAGGTACTCCATCACCATGAACGGCTCGCCCGAATCGAGCGTGCCGACGTCGAGCACGCGCGCGACGTTCTGGCTCTCGAGCCTGGAAGCCGCGCGCGCCTCGCGCAAAAAGCGGCTCGAGGCCTCGGGGTAGGCCAGGAACTCGCGCAGGAGGATCTTGATCGCCACGCGGGTGTCGAGCTGCTCGTGGCGCGCCTCGACCACGATGCCCATCCCGCCCTTGCCGATCACGCGCACCACGCGGTACTTGCTCGCGAGCACGGTCCCCGCGGGGATCTCCTGGTTCAGCGCCTCTTCGCTCTCGGGATCGAGCGCGATGGCCGAGGTGCTGTACATCCCCGGCACCTCGTCTTCGGGGACGAACCCCAGCTCGATCGAGGCGGGGCCCTCGACCCAGCCCCGGCGTGACGCTGCGGGGAGCTCCTCCGAAGCGGGGCCCTCGACCCAGCCCTTCGGCTGGGTGGGGGCGACCTCGGAGGTTGCGGCCTGATCGTCGGAGGAGTCTTGCTTCACGGGGCGTGCGCGTGGGTCAGGTCCGGCGACGACGGGGCCGCCGGCGCTGTCTTGGCGAGATGGAGGCGCAGGTCACCTCGGAGCATAGCGGCCATCTTGCCCTACCCAGGGCGCGCGGCCAAGCACCGCCAGCGCACCCGCTGCCCAAATGTTACGACGTGAGCGGAATTACCGCGAACGAGAACCTATCTTCCCAATCTTTCGGCCCCGCCCCGACGCGCGCGGTCTGCTCCAGCGCAGTCCACGCGCGCGTTTCGCGTTTTACCGGCCAACCCTCTGCCGCGCCGTGCTCAGATGCACGTGCACATGCCCCCGGCGCAGACGCCGCCGTTCTTGCCCATGATGACGCACTGTGCGAAGCACGCGAAGTCATCGCACGTGCCGCCCCCGCCGCCGCACGTGCCGGCGTTGCACGTCTGCCCCGAGGCGCACTCGGCGTTCGAGCAACACTGCTGCGGACAAACGCACGCGTTGCCGCTCTTGTTATAGCCCGAGTTGCAGCTCACGTCGCAGGCGCCCTGCGCGTTGCACGTCGTCTTGCCGTTCGCGACGGCGGGGCACGCCGCGCACGTCTGCGAGGTCAAACACCCGGTCTCGGGCGTATTGCCCATGCAGCCCGAGGCGCACATGTGCTGCCCCGCGGGGCACATCCCTCCGCCGCCGCTCGAGCTGCTCGAGCTGCTCGCGCTGCTCGCGCTGCTCGACGCGCTCGACGAGCTGCTGCTCGAAGCCCCAGGCCCAGGCCCAGGCCCCGCGCCGCCCATGCCCGCGCCCGTGCCGCCGGCACCTCCCTCGCCGGGATCCTCGTCATCGGGTCCCGACCCGCCGCCTGTTGCACAACCCACGAACAGGCTCACGCCGATCGCCAATGCCGTCCATGCCAGACCCTTGTTGCTCACCCCGACCTCCGACACACGATTGTCGCAGATCTGTCTGGAAGTGGAAGAACTCCTTGCTCGCCCGGACACACGACGCGACGTAGAGTGCTCTCACCTTTTCACGAAGAGGAAGATCCATGGAGCTACTCATTGCACCCGCGCTGGATCATTACATTCAGGAGCATACCCGGCCGCGCCCGGCCCTCTTCGACGAGCTGCGCGACGTGACGTACGCATCGACGAGCGCGCCGCAGATGCAGGTGGGGCGCGTCGAGGGGACGTTCCTCAAGATGCTCGTCGGGCTGATGGGCGCGCGCCGCGTGCTCGAGATCGGCACGTTCACCGGCTACTCGTCGCTCTCCATGGCCGAAGCCCTGCCCGACGACGGCGAGCTCATCACGTGCGACATCGATCCCGAGACGACCAAGATCGCCCGCGCGTTCTGGGATCGCGCGCCCTGGGGCAAGAAGATCTCGCTCCGGCTCGGAGACGCGCGCGCGACCCTGCGCACGCTGCCCGCGAACGAGCCCTTCGACCTCGCCTTCATCGACGCCGACAAGAGCGGCTACCTCGACTACTACGAGGCCATCCTGCCGCTTTTGCGCAAAGGCGGGCTCATCGTCGCCGACAACACGCTCTGGAGCGGCAAGGTCCTCGACCCGCAGACCGAGGACGACCACGCCATCGTCCGCTTCAACGCTCACGTCAACCGCGACCCGCGCGTCGAGAACGTCCTGCTCAGCGTGCGCGACGGCATGATGCTCGCCCGCAAGCTCTGATCGATTTCCCAGACAAACCGAATTGCTCGCGCTACCTCCCCGCTCGGGGGTCGTGTTAGGGTCGGCCGCCATGCTGCTGGTCGTCGACGTCGGAAACACGAACATCTCGTTTGGCGTGCTGGAGGGGACGAAGCTGCTCCATCACGTGCGCTCCGAGAGCGCGAGGGCGCGCACCGCGGACGAGTACGCCGTGCTCGTCCGCCAGATGCTCGCCCTCCGCGGCGTCGACCCCGACGGCATCGACAGCGCCATCATCGCGAGCGTGGTGCCCACGCTCACCGACACCATGGTCGAGCTGGTCAGGCGCGCCTTCCGCCGCGAGCCCGTCGTGGTCGGCCCGGGCATCCGCACCGGCATGCCCATCCTCTACGAGAACCCGCGCGAGGTCGGCGCCGACCGCATCGTCAACGCCGTGGCGGCCTACGAGTGGGCCAAGGGCGGCGTCATCGTGGTCGACTTCGGCACGGCTACGACCTTCGACTGCGTGACCCCGAAGGGCGAGTACCTGGGCGGCGTCATCACCCCCGGCGTGCAGATCAGCGCCGAGGCCCTCTTCTCCCGCGCCGCACGCCTGCACCGGGTCGAGATCACCCTGCCCCCGCGCGTCGTGGGCCGAAACCCCGTCCACTCGATGCAATCGGGCATCGTCTACGGCTACGCGGGCCTGGTCGACGGCCTCTCCACCCGGCTCAAGCGCGAGCTCGGCTATCCGTGCCGCGTGGTCGCGACGGGCGGGCTCGCGCGGCTCATCGCGCCCCTCACCGAGTCGATCGAGGAGGTCGACGACGACCTCACCCTGACGGGCCTGCGCCTCCTGTACGAGCGCAACGCGCCCGGCACGGGCTCGACCCCTCCGAGCGGCGCGCGTGGAGGCTCCGAGGCTTGAGCCGACGCCTCCCGGCCATCCCCCTCGCCGCCGCGCTCCTCGTCCTCCTCGCCGCGCTCGCGATCGCCCTCGGCACCGAGCCCGTCTCCCTCTCCGAGGCCCTCGCCGCGCCGGGGCTCGCCCGCACCATCGTCGTCGAGGTGCGCCTGCCGCGCGTCCTGCTCGCCGCCATGGCCGGCCTCGGCCTCGGCGTCGTGGGCGCCGCCTTCCAGGCCCTCTTGAGAAACCCCCTCGCGGAGCCTTACGTGCTCGGCGTCTCGGGGGGCGCGGCGCTCGGCGCGACGACGGCCATCGCGCTCGGCCTGGGCACGGCGACGGTGCTCGGCGCGGCGCTCATCCCCGCGGCCTCGCTCGCCGGGGGCCTCCTGGCCACGACGCTCGTCTACGGCGTCGCGCGCGGGCTGCGTGGCGGCGCGTCGGGGACGTCGATCCTGCTCGCGGGCGTGATGGTCAACTCGATCGCGGCCGCGCTCATCACGTTCCTGAAGGCGCTCGTCCCGCCCTCGCGCGCGCAGCAGCTCCTGCGCTGGCTCGTGGGGTTCGTGGATCTGCCGCACCAGCCTGCGCTCGTGGCTGCGGCGATCTACGTGGCCATCGGCTGCGCGGTGCTGCTCGTGGATGCAGGCAGGCTCAACCTGCTCGCGCTCGGCGACGAGACGGCCGAGACGCTCGGCGTCGATGCCCGTGCGCTCGAGCGGCGCGTCTTCTTCGCCTCGTCGTGCGTCATCGGCGCCATCGTGAGCCTGACGGGCCTCATCGGCTTCGTGGGCCTCGTCGTGCCTCACGCCGTGCGCCGGATCATCGGGCCCGATCAACGCCGCGTGCTGCCCGTGTCCATGCTCTGCGGCGCGGCCATGCTCGTCGCCTGCGACCTCATCGCGCGGCTCGCCTTCCGCTCGCTCGGCACCGAGCCCCCCGTCGGCGCGGTGACCGCGCTGATCGGGGGCCCGGCGTTCCTCGTGATGCTCAAGAAGAGCCAAGGCTAGGGCGGAGACGCGCGCATCCCCGCCCCGGCGAGCGGATTCAGCCCGGCCTCACCCGCTTGGCGGCGGGGCGGCTCGTGCAGCGCTCGATCCACGCGTTCACGTTCGTGAACGGCGAGAGGTCCACGCCGAAGCGCGCCAGGAACGGCAGCGCCGACACGACCGCGATGTCGGCGAGCGAGAACTGGTTGCCGACGAGGTACTCCTTGCCATCGAGCTCGCGGTCGAGGATGCCGATCGCCTGGGCGAGATCGTTCCTCGCGCCCTCGGCGACCTTGGGGTTGCGCTCGTCGGCAGGGAAGCGCTCCAGGGTGTTGCGCAGGAGCCGCACGGTCGCCTCGTACAGGGTGACGCTGGCCCACGCCATCCACTTGAACGCCTCTGCGCGGTCCGCGTTGGGCGGCGGGAAGAGGCCCTTGTCCACGCCGAAGCGCTCGCCGAGGTAGAGCAGGATCGCGAGCCCCTCGAAGATCGGCTTCCCCTCGGCGACGAGCAGCGGGACCTTGCCGTTCGGGTTGAGCGCCAGGTACTCGGGCTTGCGCTGCTCTCCCGCGGCGAGGTCGAGCTTCACCTTCTCGTAGGGGACCCCGAGTTCCTCGAGCGCCCAGTGCACCCGGTCCGCGCTCGTCATGGGGGCGTAGTAGAGTTTGAGATCGGACATCGAACGTTCCTCCCTGTCGGTGGCGCGGGAGGAAACCCCTGCGGCGCGCGAGCCGCAAGGGCGCTCAGTCGAGGAGATGGACCTCGTGGTCCGGAAACTCCTCTTCGAAGCCCGCGTTGCTCGCTTGCGCGTTCGGCGGCGGCTCCTCTTCGGTCCAGGTCACGGACACGCTGAGCAGCGGCTCCTTGTCGCGCGAGGCGCGGCTCGTGCTCACGCTCACCTGGAACCCGCGCTGCCGCTCGCCGGTGGAGCGCTGCTGTAGCTGCGCGTGCAGCATCTGCTGCGGCTTCGACGTCGGGCGCGGCGCCACGAGCTTGTCCGGCAAGATCGCGCGCCCTGCTGCCAGGATCATCGATCCGCCCTTCGACGAAGGATCGAGCGTGAGCCGCGCGTGCCCGCAGACCGCGTGCCCCACCCCGCCACCCTCGTCGACGTACGCGAGGCTGCGCTTCGACGGCAGCACCACGTGCAGCTTGCCGCCGCTGCGGAAGCCGTACACCGCGATCTCGTCGGTCGGGCCTTTCGCCAGGCGCGCGAGGGGCACGCGCGTGGTCGTCTCGATGCGCACGTTCTCCGTCTTCAGGTCGAGCCAGCCGTCGTCGATCTCGAGCGAGGCCGCGCCCGCGTCGTTCGTGACGAGCTGCTCGAGGCGGATCGGCACCGAGCCGTGATCACCGCGGAAGTGCGCGGTCTCGGCGCCCGACGGCACGGCCCCCGGGGGCACGGCGCCGAGCGTCACGCAGCGGCCCTCGAGGGCGGTCACCATGAGATGCGACGTGTGGCTGCTGAACGCCCGCTCGCTGTGGATCAGCGCGGGCCCCTCGCTCCGCGTGATCGACTCGGGCGCGTCCTTCGGGTGCAGCATGTCCGGCAAGCTGGCCTCGGGCAGCGACGCGTAGCTCGGCACAGAAGAAGCGCCCGCGAGCGAGGGGGCGAAGGCGGCGAGCGAGAGCAGCGCGGCGGCGAAGATCGAGCGCGAGCGGTTCATCACAGGCTCCGGAGGTAAGCCTCGAGCGCGTCGAGGTCGTTCTGGGAGAGCCCCTTCGTATGGCCCATCTTGCCGTCGGCTCCGACGAGCATCGCGCGCAGCGTCGGGTAGCGGCCGTCGTGGAAGTAGGGCGCCGTGCCGCCGACGAAGCGCAGCGAGGGCGTGTCGAACGCCGGCACGATGTCCGCCGCCGCGCGGCTCGCGACGTCATGCGCGCTGCGATCGGTGTAGCCGTTCCCGTCGCTGTGGCAGCTCGCGCAGCCGGTCTCGGACGAGTGGAAGACCGCACGACCACGCTCGACGAGCACGGCGTCCTCGGTCTGCGCGCTCCCCGTGGCGGGCGCGCGGAGCGAGGTCGCGAAGGCGACGAGCGCGTCGAGCTCGCGGCCCGACAACCCCACGCCGCCGAGCCTCTGGAACGTGCTCGCGAGGTGATCCTTCACGCTCTCGCCGTTGCCCATCCAGCCGTAAGGCGCGGTCTCGCGCAGGCGGCCTGCGAGCATCGGGGTTTGCCGCGGACCATCGGGCGTGGCCCACGTGAGCGCGTCGTCGCGGCCGTCGGGGTGGCAGCTCGCGCAGGCACGGCCGTCGCTCGAGATGCGCGCGTCGCCCGTCATGTGGAAGAGCTTGCGGCCGAGCTCGAGGTCCGCCGTCGCCGCCGTCCCCGCCTCCCGCGAGAGCGCGACGCGCACCGTCTGCTGCGGCTCCTCCCCGAACGCGCTCTCCGCGCCCGGCGCGCCGAGCGGGATCACGTTGAGCGTCCGATCGAACTGCGACCAGACGACCGCGCGCCGCCCCACCGGATCGATCGCGATGCCGGTCGGTCCCGACGCGACCGGGAAGCGCCTGCGCTCGGCGTGCTGCGGATCGGCTGCGCCCGCGTCGTACTCGACCACGGCGTCGATGCCCGCGCACGCCACGAAGAGCGAGCGGCTCGCCGCGTCGACGGCCGCCGCGCGCGGCAGGAGGCACTGGGGGATCGGGCGGGCGTTGCCGGTCATCTGGTGCAAGCTCGGCTTCACCGACACCGACTCGGCCATCGGGCGCGCCAGGTCCTCGTCGATCACCGCGATGGCGGCGACCTCGGGCGGGTTCATGCCGTTGCCGCTGCCGTAGCCCTCCGAGCGCTGGTCGGCGCGGCCCGGATCGACGAGCACCTGCGGCGCGAAGATGCGGCCCGACACGCTCGTCGACTTGGCGAGCGCGTAGCCCTGACACCCGCGCCGGTCCACCGCGCTGTCATCGACGAGATCGAGGAGCGTGCCGCGCCCGAAGCCGCGGGAGACCTCGGCCCCGCCCACGTCCACGATGCTCGCGCGCTTGGCGACGAGATCGACGACGCTCATGCGCGAGCCCACCACGTGCGCGACGAACGCCTTCTTGCCGTCGTCGGAGACCACCACCGCGCGCGGCTCGCGGGCGAGCGGCACCTCGTACATGCGCGTCATGCTCGCCGTGTCGTACGCCGTGAGCGCCGCGCCCCAGCCGCTCGTCACGAGCACCGCGCCATCATCCGGCGTCGTCGCGAGGGCGACCGGCTCGACCGGCGTCGGCACCACGCAGCGCGATTCGAGCGGCGCCGATGCGTCCTCGCCCGGCTCGAGCACCTCGACGGCCGCCTGGTCCTTCAGCGCCACCATCACGCGACCATCGGGCGCGACCAGGAGCTGCGACGGCGTTCCCTTGAGCTTGCTCGTGCCGAGCTCCGCGCCCGTCTTCACGTCGACGGTGTGGACGTTGGCGTCGTCCTCGTCCGCGACATAGGCGATCGTCCGATCGCCAATCCTGGCCAGCGCCACCGTGGCCCCTTGCCGCATCGGCGCGATGGGCTTCGCGCCGACGCCGGGCTTCATCCTCCCGCAGCCCCCAGCGGCCTGCGCGCGCCCCGTGCGCGCCTCCGGCCCCCCGGCTCCCCCGCCACCACACCCCGCCGCGAGCGAGCACGCTGCAGCGACGAGACCCACGACCACAGAGCTCTTCCGCATGGTCCCTCGTAACGGCCGCGGGGAGCCCCGGCATTCCAGGCTCTCCAGTCCACCCGCAGCGGTAACGAAGGACGCGCGTGCTCCCCGGCTATTCAAGCGGGGATCGCGAGGCTCGCTCGGATCAGGTCATGCCGAGCAGCTTGTTCATGCTCGCCTCGTCGGCGGGCGTGAACGGGTACTGGTCGAACTCCGCGCTCGTCACCCACTTGAACGCGTTCACCGCGAGCGGCGCGGGCTCTCCCGAGGTGATGCGACACTCGTAGAGATAGAGGTCGACCACGTAGCGCTCGTACGGGTGGCTGACGAAGGAGATCATCTGCCCGGGCTCGATCTCCACGCCGAGGCGGTGGAAGACCTCGCGCTTGAGCGCGGTGGCGTCGGTCTCGGAGTCTTCGACGCGTCCGCCCGGGAACTCCCAGAGCAGGGGCAGGACGGCGGCGGGCCTTCGCTGGGTGATGAGATACCGCCCGTTCTGTTCGATGACGGCGGCGACGACGCGGATGGTGCGCGGGGAATCCATGAGAACCGTCCTCCCCCTCGGCCCCGCTGGCGCGCGTGGTGCGTAGGCCAGGGAGACCTTTCGACGACGCGCGCCTGGGGGGCGAGGATCAGGCGTTGATGTTCACCCGGAACAGTTGCTGGCCCATCAACAGCACGTCGCCGTCGATGAGCTCGCCGTCGGCAGAGAGGCGGATGAACGTGCCGTTCGAGCTGCCGAGATCGGTGATGAAGAGCTGGCCCTTCTCGTAGCTTACCCGGCAGTGCAGGCCGGAGACGTAGCCGTCTTCGGGGAAGAGCACGTCACCGCGCTCGCGGCCGAGGTGCAGGCCCGTCTCCGGGACCGGGAACGTGTTGCCCGCGGCGTCGCGCCCGATGATGAGCGAGATGCGCCCGACGTAGCCCTTCGACGGGCTGCCGAGGCGCTCGACGCCGTCGGCCGTGGAGGGCGCGGGGGCGAGCGTCTCGAAGCGGATGATCTCCTGGCCGATGCGAAAGACGTTGCCGGGGTGCACCACCTGCGGCTCGTCGCGGCGCAGCTTCTTGTAGATGCCGTTGAGCGAGCTCTCGTCACGCACCACGAGCTTGCCCCCCTTGGGGATGAACGTGGCGTGGCGCGGCGACAGGTAGCTGTCACCGGCGAAGATCGCGCCCGTGTCGCGGCCGATCGTCACCGTGCCCGAGGGCAGCGTGTACGAGCCTGCCTCCGAGCCGTCGGCGCGCAGCGCGGTGAGCACCACGGTGGGCGTCGCCGAGGAGCTCGGCGCGGGCGCGGCGGCGGGCGCAGCGGGCGCGGGCGCCGGCACGCTCACGGCCTTGGCGGAGAGCTTGGCGCCGCACGAGGCGCAGAAGCGGTTGGTCGCCGGGTTCGAGTGGCCGCAGTCGGCGCACGCGACGGGCGGCGCGCCTGCGGCCGAGGGGGCCGCGATGGGCGCGAGCACCGGGGCGGGAGGCGCGGGCGCGGTGAACGCAGCGGCGGGCGCGGCAGGCGCGGGCGCGGGCTGCGAGCGCTTGCCGGGGCCGACGTGCGTGGGCTCGTCGGCGATCCCGGCGCCGCCCTTGACGGCCGGGATTCCCTGGGGAGGCGTGCCCGACGTGAACTTCTTCGGTGCCGCGCTCCGCGGCAGCTCCGCCCCGCATCCGAGGCAGAACTTGTAGTGGTCCTGGTTCTCCTTGCTGCACTTGGGACAGGTAATCACGGCGCCTCCTCGGGCAGTGCCGACACCGGCCCAGCCGGACCGCGGGCGGGAGCATATGCGCGTGCCGCCCTCCTGTTCAACGTCTTCATGCGCAACGTCTCGTCAGGGAGCACGGCGGGGGGGTTCATCGGAGCTTCATCGTGTCTCATCGTGATGAGAGCAAGGCCAGGGCCTCGCGGACCAGATCGCCGAGCGGCTCGGTCTCGACGCGGGCGCCGAGGGCCGTCACCGCCCTGTCGGCCTCGGCTGGACGGAACCCCATGCGCGTGAGGGCGCTCTGGAGCAGGTCGGCCTTGCCTTCGGTGGACGGGCGTGGTGGCGCGGCGGCGGGGCCGACGGCGGTGGGGGCGGCGGCGAGCTTGCCTTTCAGCTCGAGCACGAGGCGCTCGGCGGTCTTCTTGCCGACGCCGGGGACTGCGGTGAGCCGCGCGGTCTCGCCGCGGGCGAGCACGGCCCCGAGATCGCCGGCCGGCAGAGCGCCGAGGATGCTCATGGCGATCTTGGGGCCGATGCTCGACACGCCGATGAGGGCGCGGAAGGCGGCGCGGTCGTCGCGCGTGGGAAAACCGTAGAGCGCGAAGATGTCCTCGCGCACGTGCGTGTGCACGAAGAGCGTCACCGTGCCGTCCGCTTCCCTTGGCGCGCGCCCCAGCGCTCCGAGCGGCACGGTGACCTCGTAGCCGACCCCCCCGACGTCGATCACGACGACGCCTTCGGCCGAGTCCTCGACGATGCTCCCGGTGAGCCTACCGATCAATTGTTCTTGGCCCCCTGGGCGATCCAGCGGCGCACGGTGTCGCGCTTGTCCTGGGGGAGCACGCCGCTGCCCTGGGGCATCGAAGCGCCGCAGACCGGGTCGCACTTGACGGAGGCGCACTGGAGCGTGCCGTCCATCTTGTGCATGAGGAAGCTGTTCTCGGGGCTGCCCGGGGCGACGTTCTTCATGGTGGGCGCCTTGGTCGCGTCGACGTCGACGTTGGCGGCGATGATGGCGTCGATCTCGGTCTGGTCCGGGTCGGGGGCGGCCGCTGCCGGGCCGAGGTAGGGCTGCCCCGCGGGCCCGGGGTTGCCGCCGTGGCAGGCCGAGGACAGGCCGCACGAGTTGCGGAAGATGGGCAGGACGTCGGTCTTGAACGAGACCTGGGGCGCGTCCGCGTTGAAGCTCGAGTAGTCGTAGCAGTTCGGATCGCCCTCGTTGGGCTCCTCTCCGCCGCAGCCCACGCCGGCGAGGGCGAGGGAGGCCGC includes:
- a CDS encoding serine/threonine protein kinase is translated as MKQDSSDDQAATSEVAPTQPKGWVEGPASEELPAASRRGWVEGPASIELGFVPEDEVPGMYSTSAIALDPESEEALNQEIPAGTVLASKYRVVRVIGKGGMGIVVEARHEQLDTRVAIKILLREFLAYPEASSRFLREARAASRLESQNVARVLDVGTLDSGEPFMVMEYLAGQDLDYHLRSHGALALEDAIDYVTQASDAIAEAHTLGIVHRDLKPANLFFTRRGDLPVIKVLDFGVSKVADESPGEMTLTQTTTILGSALYMSPEQMQSAKKVDRRTDVYALGVCLFELLARELPYFADSFPELCAKIFTQPPRPLRELRPELPEELDAVMVKCLSREPDKRYQSVPEFVQALSPWARPSTRSQMENLFKRFQPALELLPVAEPPKPADKPAPSTKKTSDKSSDKTSDKSSDKTSDKSSDKKAEAEGEPEERTRKPLPLVWIGAAVALVVGGLGAWAVLKMSAQPPAAPEVTAVAPPPASAAAPPEVPTATSSAEVAGGTMPTALAADAGTDAGTDAGTDAGVDAGADAGADAGADAGKGSKGGNAPSGSRPPSGGNAGSGSKPSEPTVLTPPPPVDLADERCFANMPDGKRVQVPCN
- a CDS encoding O-methyltransferase, whose amino-acid sequence is MELLIAPALDHYIQEHTRPRPALFDELRDVTYASTSAPQMQVGRVEGTFLKMLVGLMGARRVLEIGTFTGYSSLSMAEALPDDGELITCDIDPETTKIARAFWDRAPWGKKISLRLGDARATLRTLPANEPFDLAFIDADKSGYLDYYEAILPLLRKGGLIVADNTLWSGKVLDPQTEDDHAIVRFNAHVNRDPRVENVLLSVRDGMMLARKL
- a CDS encoding type III pantothenate kinase, whose product is MLLVVDVGNTNISFGVLEGTKLLHHVRSESARARTADEYAVLVRQMLALRGVDPDGIDSAIIASVVPTLTDTMVELVRRAFRREPVVVGPGIRTGMPILYENPREVGADRIVNAVAAYEWAKGGVIVVDFGTATTFDCVTPKGEYLGGVITPGVQISAEALFSRAARLHRVEITLPPRVVGRNPVHSMQSGIVYGYAGLVDGLSTRLKRELGYPCRVVATGGLARLIAPLTESIEEVDDDLTLTGLRLLYERNAPGTGSTPPSGARGGSEA
- a CDS encoding FecCD family ABC transporter permease is translated as MSRRLPAIPLAAALLVLLAALAIALGTEPVSLSEALAAPGLARTIVVEVRLPRVLLAAMAGLGLGVVGAAFQALLRNPLAEPYVLGVSGGAALGATTAIALGLGTATVLGAALIPAASLAGGLLATTLVYGVARGLRGGASGTSILLAGVMVNSIAAALITFLKALVPPSRAQQLLRWLVGFVDLPHQPALVAAAIYVAIGCAVLLVDAGRLNLLALGDETAETLGVDARALERRVFFASSCVIGAIVSLTGLIGFVGLVVPHAVRRIIGPDQRRVLPVSMLCGAAMLVACDLIARLAFRSLGTEPPVGAVTALIGGPAFLVMLKKSQG
- a CDS encoding glutathione S-transferase family protein; translated protein: MSDLKLYYAPMTSADRVHWALEELGVPYEKVKLDLAAGEQRKPEYLALNPNGKVPLLVAEGKPIFEGLAILLYLGERFGVDKGLFPPPNADRAEAFKWMAWASVTLYEATVRLLRNTLERFPADERNPKVAEGARNDLAQAIGILDRELDGKEYLVGNQFSLADIAVVSALPFLARFGVDLSPFTNVNAWIERCTSRPAAKRVRPG
- a CDS encoding cytochrome C peroxidase, whose protein sequence is MRKSSVVVGLVAAACSLAAGCGGGGAGGPEARTGRAQAAGGCGRMKPGVGAKPIAPMRQGATVALARIGDRTIAYVADEDDANVHTVDVKTGAELGTSKLKGTPSQLLVAPDGRVMVALKDQAAVEVLEPGEDASAPLESRCVVPTPVEPVALATTPDDGAVLVTSGWGAALTAYDTASMTRMYEVPLAREPRAVVVSDDGKKAFVAHVVGSRMSVVDLVAKRASIVDVGGAEVSRGFGRGTLLDLVDDSAVDRRGCQGYALAKSTSVSGRIFAPQVLVDPGRADQRSEGYGSGNGMNPPEVAAIAVIDEDLARPMAESVSVKPSLHQMTGNARPIPQCLLPRAAAVDAASRSLFVACAGIDAVVEYDAGAADPQHAERRRFPVASGPTGIAIDPVGRRAVVWSQFDRTLNVIPLGAPGAESAFGEEPQQTVRVALSREAGTAATADLELGRKLFHMTGDARISSDGRACASCHPDGRDDALTWATPDGPRQTPMLAGRLRETAPYGWMGNGESVKDHLASTFQRLGGVGLSGRELDALVAFATSLRAPATGSAQTEDAVLVERGRAVFHSSETGCASCHSDGNGYTDRSAHDVASRAAADIVPAFDTPSLRFVGGTAPYFHDGRYPTLRAMLVGADGKMGHTKGLSQNDLDALEAYLRSL
- a CDS encoding (deoxy)nucleoside triphosphate pyrophosphohydrolase, with the translated sequence MDSPRTIRVVAAVIEQNGRYLITQRRPAAVLPLLWEFPGGRVEDSETDATALKREVFHRLGVEIEPGQMISFVSHPYERYVVDLYLYECRITSGEPAPLAVNAFKWVTSAEFDQYPFTPADEASMNKLLGMT
- a CDS encoding FHA domain-containing protein, with amino-acid sequence MITCPKCSKENQDHYKFCLGCGAELPRSAAPKKFTSGTPPQGIPAVKGGAGIADEPTHVGPGKRSQPAPAPAAPAAAFTAPAPPAPVLAPIAAPSAAGAPPVACADCGHSNPATNRFCASCGAKLSAKAVSVPAPAPAAPAAAPAPSSSATPTVVLTALRADGSEAGSYTLPSGTVTIGRDTGAIFAGDSYLSPRHATFIPKGGKLVVRDESSLNGIYKKLRRDEPQVVHPGNVFRIGQEIIRFETLAPAPSTADGVERLGSPSKGYVGRISLIIGRDAAGNTFPVPETGLHLGRERGDVLFPEDGYVSGLHCRVSYEKGQLFITDLGSSNGTFIRLSADGELIDGDVLLMGQQLFRVNINA
- the ruvA gene encoding Holliday junction branch migration protein RuvA encodes the protein MIGRLTGSIVEDSAEGVVVIDVGGVGYEVTVPLGALGRAPREADGTVTLFVHTHVREDIFALYGFPTRDDRAAFRALIGVSSIGPKIAMSILGALPAGDLGAVLARGETARLTAVPGVGKKTAERLVLELKGKLAAAPTAVGPAAAPPRPSTEGKADLLQSALTRMGFRPAEADRAVTALGARVETEPLGDLVREALALLSSR